GCGTGAACCTGCCGCAGCTGCACTACACCTCCGCCGCCCCCGGCCCGGACGGCTCCGGTTTCCGCTTCACCGCCGTCAGCGCCGCCCTGCCCACCGCGCTGCTGGGGGAGGTCGAGCAACTGGTGGGGTACGAACCCCCGCGCGACGCCCCCGGCCGCCCGACCCGCGACGAACTCGCCGTGTTCCCCGTCGCCTTCAGCCACAACGCGCTGTCCGACGGCAGCCGGCTGCTGTGCCGGACGGTCTACACCGGCACCGACTACAGCGGCCGCTACGGCAACTTCCACGCCCACGCCGTCCGCCTGCCCGAGGACGGCTCCCTGCCCGGCGGCCTGCTGCCCATCGAGGCGTGGGAGTCACCGTCGTGGACCGACCGCACCCCCGACGAGCGCCACCCCGGCCCGCTCACGACCCTGACCCCCGCCCGGCGGGTCGACCGCGCCGGCCTGATCCGCTTCTGCCGCGCCCGCGCGGACCGGCTCGAACCCTTCCTCGCCGACGTACGAGCCCTGCTGCACACCCCCGACGCCCCGCAGCTCCTCGTCGTCGAACGCGACAGCGCCGACACCGCGCACTGGATCGCCGTCGCCAGCGCCGTCCTGCCCCGCGACCGGGCCGACCGGCTCACCTTCACCACCTACACCCGCCGGCCCCAGCTCGCCCGCCAGCAGATCGTCGGCACCCTCCCGGACGCCGACTTCGACCTCGCCGGGGCCGCCGCCGACCACCGCTACCGCGTCCACGACTGCGCCGGAGGCCACTCCAGCCCCGCCCGCCGGGAGCCGGACCCCTGGGCGGCCGTCGCCGCCCGCGTCTGGCTGGCCGACCGGCCCGAACTCTTCGCCGAGGCGGCCCGGACCGGCCACGACACCGGCTCTGACGCCGGGCTGCTGGCCGTCCTCGCGGCCCGCGCCGGCATCACCCTCGACGCCACCGGGCGCACCGCCGCGGCCCGCGCCGCCCACGAGCACACCGGGTCCGACGACACCCTCTGGCCGCCGCTGCTCACCACCCTCGCCGCCGGCGGCACGGACCGCACCCCCGAGGAATGGACGGCCCTCGCCGGGCTCGCCGAGGAATTCTCCCGACTGGCCGACGACACGGCCACCGCTCCCCTCCGGGGCGACCTGCACGACGCACTCGACCGGGCGGCGGCCGCCCCCGACAGCCCCCTCGGCCCGCTCCTCGCCCTGCTCGGCCTCGCCGACGCACTCCGCGCCACCTACGGCGGCGCCGGGCCCGCCCTCACCGCCCGCCTCACCGCGGCCCTGCTGGACGGCACCGCCGAGGACCGCCAAGCCGTGCGCACCGCCCTCGCCCCGCACGGCACCCTCACCGCCACCGTGCTCGACGCCCTCGACCAGCACGCCGCGACCGACGACCCGGGCCGTGTCTCCCACGCCCTCGCCGCACTGCCCGACGCCGACCTCACCGGTCACCCCCACCTCAGGACGGCCCGCGAGTTCGGCGTCCTGACGGCCGACGGCCGGCTGCGCCCCGACCGGCCGGCCCTGCTCGACGCGCTCATGAAGGCCGCCGGCGCCGAGCACCAGGCCGAACCGTCCGTCCTGCGCGCCGCCTTCCGCCTCGTCCAGGGCGACCGCCCGCTGCGCCCCGTGGAGGCGGGCACCCTGCTCGCCCAGCTCCCCGCGGCCTGGCACCGCGCGGCGGGCCTCGACGAGGTGTTCATCCAGGCCGCCCTGGACAGCGCCCCCGACGACCGGGAGGCACCCGACCTCGCCAAAGCCCTGCTCGTCCACTGCGCGAGCGCCCTCGCCCCCCGGCAGCGGGCCGCGCTGCTCCTCCTCGAACTGGCCGGCGAGCTGACCACCGGCGAAGCCCAGCCGGGGTTCACCGAACGGGCGCTCGCCGTACGCCCCCAGGCGGCCCCCCTCGAACCCGGCATCGAGGAACGACTCGGCAGGGCCCTCGCCGACCGGCTGCTGGCCGAACGACAGCCCCCCGGCGAACTGCGAGCCCTCATCCACTCCGGCGACGAGATGCTGCTGCGCACCTACACCGAGCGGGCCCGCGGTGACGGCGTCGGCAGCGCGCTGCGCCGCTCCCCGTCGTACGCGGCCGCCTGCTTCGTCGCCTGGCACACCGCCTCCGGAGCCGACCCCCTCTGGGAGCGGACCCGCACCGAACTGCTGTCCTCCGTGCTGAAGCCCGTCGTACGCCGGATGCCCGCCGAGGACGTCGACGCCCTCCTGGAGAGCCTGCGACGACGAGGAGGCGGCTGGGCCGAGGCGTTCGGGGACTGGCACCGGCCCGGCGTGCTCGGCAGGCTCGGCGGCCGCTGGCGCGGCCGCGGCGGCCGGGCCCCCGGACCCGCCTACGGGCCGGGAGACATCGAACGCCCCGGTGAGGAGCACGGCCGATGACCTACTTACTGGGCGGACCGTTCCAACTCTGCGTCCTCGCCGTCTTCCTGCGCACCGCACCGGAGTTCCTCTGGCGCGCCCTCAGCACGACCGGCCGCTGCCTGGGGCCGTGGCAGCCCGGCGTCCCCGACCCGCGCCTCGAGCGGCCCGGCACGGCGGGCGAACCGGCCCACTTCTCGTACTGGTTCCGCCAGGTGTGGAAGGACATCGGCTCCGCCTCGCGCAGCGGAGCCCGCGCCGTCGAACACACCCTGACCAAGGAGTGGTACGGCCGGATCACGCGCAATCTGCTGCACGGCCGCCGCCCGGGCGGCTCCCGGGGGGTGAACGGCTTCACCCGCTGCGTCCTGTGGCTGACCGGCCTGGGCGTCGCCGTGGGCGCGGCCCTCGGCGCGGCCTGCACCGCCGGACTGTTCGCGGTCATACTGCTGATGCTCGCCCTGCTGGTCGCCGTGGTGTGCGCGGCCCTCGCCGCGACCGCCCTCGCCGCGCGGGCCGTGGAAAGAGCCGGGCTGCTCGCCCGCGGCGTCCGTATGAAGTGCCCCTACCCCGGCTGCTACCGGCCGATCGCCCTGCCGGTCTACCACTGCCCGGACTGCGGTGCCTCCCACGCCCGCCTGCGCCCGGGCCGCTTCGGCGCCCTGTGGCGGATCTGCGCGTGCGGCCGGAAGCTCGCCACCAGCCTTCCGGCCGGCCGCGACGCCCTGACCGGGCACTGCCCGCACTGCGACGAGCGGCTGCCCCGGAAGCTGGCCGCCGCGCGGATCGTCCACGTGCCGATCGTCGGCGGCACGTCGTCGGGCAAGACGATGCTGCTGGCGGCCATGGTCGCCGGGCTGCGCTCCTGGGACCGGCGCGGTTCGCTGGAGGTGGAGTTCGCCACCGTCGAGGACGCGCGGGAGCTCGACGCGCTCGACCGGCAGCTGGCCGGCGACGGCTTCGCCTACGCCACCACCGCCCGGCAGCCACGGGCCTTCATGCTGCGGGTCTCCCGCGGACGGCGCCGTCGGCTGCTGTATCTGTACGACCCGATGGGCGAGACGCTGCGGGACGCGAAGACGGTCCGCGAACAGCAGTACCTCGCGCACGCCACCGGGGTCGTCATGGTCGTGGACGCGCTGGCCGAGCCCGGGGTGCGCGCCCGGCTGGGCGGCGACGACGCGCCACGGGCGGTCTCCGCCCGCCCCTCCCCGGAGGGCCCCACCGCCACGTACGACCGGCTGGCGGGGGAGATGCAGGCACTGACCGGCCGGCGCCGGCGCACCCCCGTCGCCACGGTGGTGACCAAGCGGGACGTCCTCGACCAGCTGGTCTCCCTGCCCGTGCCCGGTCCGCGCATCGACTCCTGGCTGGAGAGCATCGGGCTGGGCAATCTGGTGCGCGGCCTCGACCACAGCTTCGGCCGCACCCGCTACTGGGCGGTCAGCGCCCACGCCGCCACGGGAGCGGACGCGCAGAGCGGTGAACAGCGCCGGGCGGCCGAGCCGGTCCTCTGGCTGCTGTCA
The window above is part of the Streptomyces syringium genome. Proteins encoded here:
- a CDS encoding TRAFAC clade GTPase domain-containing protein; the encoded protein is MTYLLGGPFQLCVLAVFLRTAPEFLWRALSTTGRCLGPWQPGVPDPRLERPGTAGEPAHFSYWFRQVWKDIGSASRSGARAVEHTLTKEWYGRITRNLLHGRRPGGSRGVNGFTRCVLWLTGLGVAVGAALGAACTAGLFAVILLMLALLVAVVCAALAATALAARAVERAGLLARGVRMKCPYPGCYRPIALPVYHCPDCGASHARLRPGRFGALWRICACGRKLATSLPAGRDALTGHCPHCDERLPRKLAAARIVHVPIVGGTSSGKTMLLAAMVAGLRSWDRRGSLEVEFATVEDARELDALDRQLAGDGFAYATTARQPRAFMLRVSRGRRRRLLYLYDPMGETLRDAKTVREQQYLAHATGVVMVVDALAEPGVRARLGGDDAPRAVSARPSPEGPTATYDRLAGEMQALTGRRRRTPVATVVTKRDVLDQLVSLPVPGPRIDSWLESIGLGNLVRGLDHSFGRTRYWAVSAHAATGADAQSGEQRRAAEPVLWLLSQTGLPVRKLLAAEVAEARGAGKR
- a CDS encoding GTPase-associated protein 1-related protein; the protein is MNLPQLHYTSAAPGPDGSGFRFTAVSAALPTALLGEVEQLVGYEPPRDAPGRPTRDELAVFPVAFSHNALSDGSRLLCRTVYTGTDYSGRYGNFHAHAVRLPEDGSLPGGLLPIEAWESPSWTDRTPDERHPGPLTTLTPARRVDRAGLIRFCRARADRLEPFLADVRALLHTPDAPQLLVVERDSADTAHWIAVASAVLPRDRADRLTFTTYTRRPQLARQQIVGTLPDADFDLAGAAADHRYRVHDCAGGHSSPARREPDPWAAVAARVWLADRPELFAEAARTGHDTGSDAGLLAVLAARAGITLDATGRTAAARAAHEHTGSDDTLWPPLLTTLAAGGTDRTPEEWTALAGLAEEFSRLADDTATAPLRGDLHDALDRAAAAPDSPLGPLLALLGLADALRATYGGAGPALTARLTAALLDGTAEDRQAVRTALAPHGTLTATVLDALDQHAATDDPGRVSHALAALPDADLTGHPHLRTAREFGVLTADGRLRPDRPALLDALMKAAGAEHQAEPSVLRAAFRLVQGDRPLRPVEAGTLLAQLPAAWHRAAGLDEVFIQAALDSAPDDREAPDLAKALLVHCASALAPRQRAALLLLELAGELTTGEAQPGFTERALAVRPQAAPLEPGIEERLGRALADRLLAERQPPGELRALIHSGDEMLLRTYTERARGDGVGSALRRSPSYAAACFVAWHTASGADPLWERTRTELLSSVLKPVVRRMPAEDVDALLESLRRRGGGWAEAFGDWHRPGVLGRLGGRWRGRGGRAPGPAYGPGDIERPGEEHGR